A segment of the Agromyces sp. H17E-10 genome:
TCGTCGTCAAGCACGGACCCGACCCCACCCAGGTGTTCGCGGCGGGCGCATCGGTCGCGACCGTGCCCGTCGACCCGGTGCCCGAGGCTCGCGACCTCACCGGTGCGGGCGATGCGTTCGCCGCAGGTTATCTCGCCTCGGCCCTGGGCGGCGCCGACCCCGCGGCCGCAGCGCGGGCCGGGCATCGGCTCGCCGCGCGCGTGATCACCGCCGCCGGAGCGGAGGTCGGCGTCGCAGACCCCTGACGTCAACGTAGGTTGACACGGTGCGCCAACGTCAACTACGGTTGACGGCATGGACGACCACCGCCTCCGCACCGCCATCGCCGCAGCCGACGGCGACGACCCCTACCGAGCGTTGCGCGAGCTGCATCGGGCTCGCGTCGACCTCAATCGAGCGCTCGACCGCGCCGAGTCCGTCGCCGTCCGCCGGGCCCGCGCCGCCGGATCGAGCTGGCAGCTCATCGCACTCGCGCTGGAGGTCTCGAAGCAGGCGGTGCACAAGAAGTACGGACGCAGCTGAGGCGCGTAGGCTGCAATGCGGCGATGACGCGGGCGACGGGGGCGCGAGGCATCCGATTCGCCGTCATCGACGAGAGAGCGAGCATGAGCACCAGCGAGACCCCCACCCGCCGATCAGAGCGCGAAGCGCGCCGCCGTCCCGAACGCACCGCGCGATCGGCGTCCGACTCCCGAACAGACGACCGCAAGGCCCGCACCTCGCGCTTCGGCCGCCGCGGCGATCAGCCCACCGGCCCGCGCGCGACCTTCGCGCAGTTGCTGCCGTTCATCTTCGAGCACCGCCCCGTGCTCATCTGGGTCGCCGTGCTCTCGATCGTCGGCGCGCTCGCGAGCCTCGCCCAGCCGCTGCTCGTCGGCAGCGTCATCAACACCGTGCAGGCGGGCGACCCGCTCGGCGGCATCGTCTGGGCGCTCGTCGCCCTCGTCGTGATCAGCGGCGTGATCTCGGGCTACCAGCACTACCTGCTGCAGCGCACAGGCGAGGGCGTCGTGCTCTCGAGTCGCAAGCGGCTCATCGCCAAGCTGCTCAACCTGCCCATCGCCGAGTTCGACACCCGCCGCACCGGCGACCTCGTCTCGCGCGTCGGCAGCGACACCACGATGCTGCGCGCCGTGCTCACGCAGGGCCTCGTCGAGGCGATCGGCGGCACCGTCACCTTCGTCGGCGCGCTCATCGCGATGCTCATCCTCGACCCCGTGCTGCTCGGGCTCACCGTGCTCGTCGTCGCGATCGCGATCACGACCGTCACCCTGCTGTCGCAGCGGGTGCGCGAGGCCTCGCACGCCGCCCAGGCGAAGGTCGGGGATGTCGCCGCCAGCGTCGAACGCGCCATCGGCGCCGTACGCACCATCCGCGCCGCGGGCGCGACCGAACGCGAGGTCGCCGCCGTCGAGGCCGAGGCCGAAGGCGCCTGGCGCATGGGTGTGCAGGTCGCCAAGATCTCGGCGCTCATCGTGCCCATCGCGGGCATCGCGATGCAGGTGTCGTTCCTCGTCGTGCTCGGCGTCGGCGGGTACCGGGTCGCCTCGGGCGCGACCTCGGTCGCGAACCTCGTCGCGTTCATCCTGTTCCTGTTCATGATGATCCTGCCGCTCGGGCAGGCGTTCGGCGCGATCACCTCGGTCAACTCGGCGCTCGGTGCACTCGGCCGCATCCAGGAGATCCTCGACCTGCCCGATGAGGACGAGCACGACCGCGAGCTCGCCCCGCGGGCGCTCATCGTCGGCGATGCGAACGAGGGCCTGCTGCCCGACGCGCCGGCGATCGCCTTCGACGACGTGCACTTCGCGTACGCATCGACGCGGCAGGACCCGGCCGACCCGGCCAACGACTCGGCTGACGAGCACCTGCCCGAGCCCGACGTCACCGAGCGCCAACCGGTGCTTCGCGGCGTCTCGTTCGACGTGCCGCGCGGCCGGCGCATCGCGCTCGTCGGCCCGTCGGGCGCGGGCAAGTCGACGATCCTCGCGCTCGTCGAGCGCTTCTACGATCCGTCGGTCGGCACCGTGCGCATGGGCGGCCTCGACCTGCGCTCGATCGACC
Coding sequences within it:
- a CDS encoding ABC transporter ATP-binding protein; amino-acid sequence: MSTSETPTRRSEREARRRPERTARSASDSRTDDRKARTSRFGRRGDQPTGPRATFAQLLPFIFEHRPVLIWVAVLSIVGALASLAQPLLVGSVINTVQAGDPLGGIVWALVALVVISGVISGYQHYLLQRTGEGVVLSSRKRLIAKLLNLPIAEFDTRRTGDLVSRVGSDTTMLRAVLTQGLVEAIGGTVTFVGALIAMLILDPVLLGLTVLVVAIAITTVTLLSQRVREASHAAQAKVGDVAASVERAIGAVRTIRAAGATEREVAAVEAEAEGAWRMGVQVAKISALIVPIAGIAMQVSFLVVLGVGGYRVASGATSVANLVAFILFLFMMILPLGQAFGAITSVNSALGALGRIQEILDLPDEDEHDRELAPRALIVGDANEGLLPDAPAIAFDDVHFAYASTRQDPADPANDSADEHLPEPDVTERQPVLRGVSFDVPRGRRIALVGPSGAGKSTILALVERFYDPSVGTVRMGGLDLRSIDRTELRAQIGYVEQDAPVLAGTIRENLLLGSPDATDAECEHVLRAVNLGAVLDRDPAGLGAAVGDDGIMLSGGERQRLAIARALLAAPPILLLDESTSSLDGVNERMMREAIDAVAAGRTLIVIAHRLSTVVDSDRIVVLDDGRVIGEGTHEELVASVPLYRELAEHQLLV